A window of the Bacillota bacterium genome harbors these coding sequences:
- a CDS encoding flavodoxin family protein: MNVRVVGISGSPRHANTDIMVKEALAAAADVPGTTTEFVSLANKKITGCVNCRGCVRKGYCVVQDDWQECARPLIDPVPDGVIIGAAVYFFNINSQARAFMERCTSLLKGLFFPEAVQKPPDWSRTVGAGLAVGFDRHGGQEHAISSIIHWFLINNFVCVGGSHVGYIGAPGWLMGANDRDSILRDTELGLKACRIVGRRVAETAALLKAGHETLSGSGRAWDSRKEWNVPGESQ, encoded by the coding sequence ATGAACGTCCGGGTGGTCGGGATCTCCGGAAGCCCTCGTCACGCCAACACAGACATCATGGTCAAGGAGGCGCTCGCCGCAGCGGCGGATGTGCCCGGGACGACGACGGAGTTTGTTTCGCTCGCGAACAAGAAGATCACGGGCTGCGTCAACTGTAGGGGGTGCGTCCGTAAAGGATATTGCGTCGTCCAGGATGACTGGCAAGAATGCGCAAGGCCACTCATCGACCCGGTGCCCGACGGCGTCATCATCGGTGCGGCCGTTTACTTCTTCAACATCAACTCTCAGGCGAGGGCCTTCATGGAGAGGTGCACGTCGCTGCTAAAAGGGCTCTTCTTTCCGGAAGCGGTCCAGAAGCCGCCCGATTGGAGCAGGACGGTGGGCGCAGGGCTGGCTGTCGGTTTCGATCGTCACGGAGGACAGGAGCACGCGATCTCCAGCATCATCCATTGGTTTCTCATAAACAACTTCGTCTGCGTAGGGGGCAGCCACGTCGGCTACATAGGGGCGCCCGGATGGCTCATGGGTGCGAACGATCGCGACTCGATCCTACGCGACACCGAGCTCGGCCTGAAGGCGTGCCGGATTGTCGGACGACGCGTCGCCGAGACGGCTGCCCTGCTGAAGGCGGGCCATGAAACCCTCAGTGGCAGTGGCAGGGCGTGGGACTCCAGAAAAGAGTGGAACGTCCCGGGGGAATCGCAGTGA
- a CDS encoding aldehyde ferredoxin oxidoreductase family protein, whose protein sequence is MSSGCDIIVLRVDLSQRCTSVERLPLQDAVRFLGGRGLASRILFSETGRGSDPLGDEAVLVFAPGHLTGTCAPTAGRTTVVGKSPATGLFMKSSMGGHWGAGLKFAGYDILVVRGTASRPTYLLITDTVVQFGDASHYWGLDVRETSRRMAKELAMPDVDVACIGPSGENNVKLAGIMCTYYHAAARGGLGAALGAKNLKAIAVRGHTPMRLADPARFWDVSEQVRRRIVATGRCKFYGKYGTAGVVVGTNEMEALPVQNFRRGYMENAYSISGQCLTEKGYLVRRESCFACPIACKRYSAAREKHPGSEAGGPEYETVAAFGAGCLLEDMDDNLRANELCNILGLDSISTASVIQWAFESAERGVVPEYVDDGRGGRIRLAWGDADAVLALIEMIAYRRGFGDVLADGVRAAAQKVGGDSWRWAVEAKGLEQSRVETRMAKAYALAFATNPRGPDHLYGQPMAEFGFSPEARDLVRRLTGDAKYADPVITDHKPKLVAWHEECFAMTDSLGLCSRATLSTYAITPAMMAEMLSAATGLEVTEDEMHQAARRVINLERAFNAREGAGRKDDRLPWRLMHEELPNSRGIKAVNSEEELGTMLDEYYDIRGWDRDKGIPKASTLVSLGLGDVASALRTATAAREPSQAGKP, encoded by the coding sequence ATGAGTAGCGGCTGCGACATTATTGTTCTACGCGTCGATCTCTCACAACGTTGCACTAGTGTAGAAAGGCTTCCGCTTCAGGACGCTGTAAGGTTTCTAGGTGGCCGGGGCCTGGCCTCGCGTATTCTTTTCAGCGAGACGGGTCGAGGATCGGACCCACTCGGAGACGAGGCCGTGCTCGTCTTCGCGCCCGGCCACCTCACCGGCACGTGCGCCCCGACCGCGGGAAGAACGACGGTTGTGGGCAAGAGCCCTGCTACCGGGCTCTTCATGAAGTCGAGCATGGGTGGGCACTGGGGTGCTGGGCTCAAGTTCGCGGGGTACGACATTCTCGTGGTCCGTGGGACGGCTTCTCGTCCGACGTACCTGCTTATTACGGACACCGTGGTTCAGTTCGGGGATGCCTCACACTACTGGGGCCTTGACGTTCGGGAGACGAGCCGGCGGATGGCCAAGGAACTTGCCATGCCCGACGTGGACGTCGCCTGTATCGGCCCTTCCGGTGAAAACAATGTCAAGCTCGCCGGGATTATGTGCACCTACTACCACGCGGCCGCGAGGGGCGGCCTTGGCGCTGCGCTTGGGGCGAAGAACTTGAAGGCCATCGCCGTGCGGGGGCACACTCCCATGAGGCTGGCGGACCCTGCTAGGTTCTGGGACGTATCTGAGCAAGTCCGCAGGCGAATCGTCGCTACCGGCAGGTGCAAGTTTTACGGAAAGTACGGTACAGCCGGGGTAGTGGTTGGGACGAACGAAATGGAGGCATTGCCCGTTCAGAACTTTCGACGCGGCTACATGGAGAACGCCTACTCGATAAGCGGGCAGTGCCTGACCGAAAAGGGCTACCTCGTCCGACGGGAGTCTTGCTTTGCGTGTCCCATTGCGTGCAAGAGGTATTCCGCGGCGCGCGAGAAACATCCGGGGTCGGAGGCAGGAGGACCGGAATACGAGACGGTCGCAGCCTTTGGGGCAGGCTGCCTCCTGGAAGACATGGACGACAACCTCAGAGCCAACGAGCTCTGCAACATCCTCGGCCTCGATTCGATATCCACTGCCTCCGTGATACAATGGGCGTTCGAATCAGCGGAGCGAGGCGTGGTTCCCGAGTACGTGGATGACGGGCGTGGAGGCCGCATCCGTCTGGCCTGGGGCGACGCCGACGCCGTCCTGGCTTTGATAGAGATGATCGCGTACAGGAGAGGATTCGGTGACGTCCTTGCCGATGGGGTTCGCGCCGCTGCTCAAAAGGTAGGGGGAGACTCCTGGAGATGGGCGGTGGAGGCCAAGGGCTTGGAGCAGTCGCGTGTCGAGACGCGCATGGCAAAGGCCTACGCTCTCGCTTTCGCCACGAACCCCAGAGGGCCCGACCACCTGTACGGACAACCGATGGCGGAGTTCGGGTTCTCCCCGGAAGCGCGCGATCTCGTCAGGCGCCTGACCGGCGACGCAAAGTACGCTGACCCTGTGATCACGGATCACAAACCGAAGCTCGTGGCATGGCACGAGGAGTGCTTTGCGATGACCGACAGCCTCGGGCTCTGCTCCAGGGCGACCCTTTCTACTTATGCTATCACGCCGGCCATGATGGCCGAGATGCTCTCCGCAGCAACCGGCCTCGAAGTCACGGAAGACGAGATGCACCAAGCCGCAAGGCGCGTCATCAACCTGGAACGCGCGTTCAACGCTCGTGAAGGAGCCGGCCGGAAGGACGACAGGCTTCCATGGCGCTTGATGCACGAAGAGCTCCCCAACTCCAGGGGCATCAAAGCCGTGAACTCGGAGGAGGAGCTGGGGACGATGTTGGACGAATACTACGACATCCGGGGCTGGGACCGCGATAAGGGCATCCCGAAGGCGTCAACCCTGGTCAGCTTGGGATTGGGGGACGTCGCGTCCGCCCTACGTACCGCCACGGCCGCGAGGGAGCCTTCCCAGGCCGGCAAACCCTAG
- a CDS encoding MoaD/ThiS family protein, with protein MRITVNVFGSIKGPFSSEVDLEEGATVADVVAWLRGADRLPQVFEECRDVRETRAAREAAETQDVLGGLLVVVNHVNVSVLDGPHTALKEGDRVTVLTAMAGG; from the coding sequence GTGAGGATCACGGTCAACGTGTTCGGCTCCATCAAAGGTCCGTTCAGCTCCGAGGTGGACCTCGAAGAGGGGGCGACTGTGGCGGACGTGGTCGCCTGGCTGAGAGGCGCCGACCGGCTGCCTCAGGTTTTCGAGGAGTGCCGCGACGTCCGCGAGACCCGGGCGGCCCGCGAGGCCGCGGAGACCCAAGACGTGCTCGGAGGCCTCTTGGTCGTCGTGAACCACGTAAACGTGAGCGTTCTCGACGGACCGCACACGGCGCTCAAAGAAGGAGACAGGGTGACTGTTCTCACAGCCATGGCAGGGGGGTGA
- a CDS encoding branched-chain amino acid ABC transporter permease, protein MAAPRLTSSTTRQVLVIAAVCLVPVVLRNNYYVHLANTAMITMIVATGLNLLTGYCGQISIGHAAFWAVGAYTSALLTTRLGWSFWAALPASGLTAGALGYVIGRPTLRLKGAYLAIASIGVGEIVQLVLLNWTKGTGGALGIKGIPLPRVFGFELVTEVHMFYLILAVFVLVFWINDGIVGSPIGRAFLAIRQNEVAAQFMGVDIARLKVLAFVTSTVYAGVAGSLFAHLQGYISPYGFGFKESVGVLCMVLAGGMGYRWGPVIGVLLLTVGRESFRYFQDYQLVVYGLLLIIVIVFMPKGVAGSVPELASRWHRLVARRNARRNES, encoded by the coding sequence ATGGCAGCACCGAGATTGACCTCCAGCACAACACGGCAAGTGCTCGTCATAGCGGCTGTATGCCTGGTCCCGGTGGTCCTGCGCAACAACTACTACGTCCACCTCGCCAACACCGCCATGATAACCATGATCGTCGCCACCGGCCTGAACCTCCTCACGGGGTACTGCGGCCAGATCTCCATAGGCCATGCGGCGTTCTGGGCAGTGGGAGCGTATACCTCAGCTCTCTTGACGACGAGGCTAGGTTGGTCGTTCTGGGCGGCGCTGCCTGCGTCGGGACTCACGGCCGGCGCGCTCGGGTACGTGATCGGTCGACCCACCCTGCGCCTCAAGGGTGCCTACCTGGCGATCGCCTCCATTGGTGTGGGAGAGATCGTTCAGCTGGTGCTGCTCAACTGGACGAAAGGAACGGGGGGCGCCCTTGGGATCAAGGGAATACCCCTTCCAAGGGTGTTCGGGTTTGAGTTGGTTACAGAAGTCCATATGTTTTATCTCATCCTCGCCGTTTTCGTTCTGGTCTTCTGGATCAATGACGGGATCGTGGGATCGCCCATTGGGCGGGCGTTTCTGGCCATACGTCAGAACGAGGTGGCCGCGCAGTTCATGGGCGTCGACATCGCGCGTCTCAAAGTCCTCGCGTTCGTGACGAGCACGGTGTACGCAGGCGTGGCCGGCAGCCTCTTCGCCCACCTGCAAGGGTACATATCGCCTTACGGATTCGGCTTCAAGGAGTCGGTGGGCGTCTTGTGCATGGTCCTCGCCGGAGGCATGGGCTACAGGTGGGGGCCGGTAATCGGTGTTCTTCTGCTGACGGTCGGGCGCGAGAGCTTCCGATACTTTCAAGACTACCAGCTCGTGGTGTACGGCCTCCTGCTGATCATCGTGATCGTGTTCATGCCCAAAGGAGTGGCTGGGTCGGTT
- a CDS encoding 4Fe-4S dicluster domain-containing protein: MGHALVTDPARCTGCLQCELACSLKHEGVFAPWLARVVVHREPETCRAFPNVCRHCDDPPCVRACPVGALKPSPATGAVYVDVVECIGCRECLEACPNGSISFDPDKGVALKCDLCNGEPACAKVCPSEAITMERCG; this comes from the coding sequence ATGGGACATGCGTTGGTTACGGATCCGGCAAGGTGCACGGGGTGTCTGCAGTGCGAGCTGGCGTGCTCTTTGAAGCACGAAGGCGTGTTCGCTCCCTGGCTTGCTCGAGTCGTGGTTCACAGAGAGCCTGAGACGTGCCGTGCCTTTCCCAACGTGTGCCGCCATTGCGACGATCCGCCTTGTGTTCGTGCCTGTCCTGTTGGGGCTCTAAAGCCTTCTCCCGCGACAGGTGCGGTGTACGTCGACGTGGTCGAGTGCATAGGTTGCCGAGAGTGCCTCGAAGCGTGCCCCAATGGATCCATATCTTTCGATCCTGACAAGGGAGTGGCGCTGAAGTGTGACCTCTGCAACGGTGAGCCAGCCTGCGCGAAGGTATGTCCTAGCGAAGCGATCACTATGGAGCGGTGTGGATAA
- a CDS encoding branched-chain amino acid ABC transporter permease → MFRFGVSDFLQVVLSGVAMGSIYALMALGFTIIYNALRLINFAQGDMFMLGATFGLTLFVMWRLPFSLAFVLTGLAVAVVGMIIERTVFRPLRRYPVLNLIIATIGISITLRALALIIWGSQALLFPPVFGDKPICVGGLVVMPHYLWIIAIAVAIIALLQAFFTLTLPGKAMRATAQNRDAASLMGINVFRMDALASAISAGLGGLGGVLIAPVFFVTTEMGALAGLKGFAAAVLGGFGTIPGAIVGGLVLGVSESFAATVASTYRDAVAFIILIAVLLWRPSGIMGPKTR, encoded by the coding sequence GTGTTCCGATTCGGTGTATCCGACTTCCTTCAAGTCGTCCTTTCGGGCGTAGCCATGGGCTCGATCTACGCTCTCATGGCGCTCGGATTCACTATCATATACAACGCCTTGAGGCTCATCAACTTCGCCCAGGGAGACATGTTCATGCTCGGAGCGACCTTCGGGCTGACATTGTTCGTCATGTGGCGCCTGCCGTTCTCCCTCGCTTTCGTGTTGACCGGGCTGGCGGTGGCAGTCGTGGGGATGATAATAGAGAGAACGGTCTTTCGTCCGCTGAGGCGTTACCCCGTCCTCAACCTCATAATAGCGACCATCGGCATTTCCATAACCTTGCGGGCGCTCGCCCTGATAATATGGGGGTCTCAAGCGCTCCTCTTTCCGCCCGTCTTCGGGGACAAGCCGATCTGCGTCGGTGGGCTCGTAGTGATGCCCCACTACTTGTGGATCATAGCCATCGCCGTTGCTATCATCGCGCTGCTCCAAGCCTTCTTCACCCTCACCCTACCGGGGAAGGCCATGAGGGCCACGGCTCAGAACCGCGACGCCGCCTCCCTCATGGGGATCAACGTCTTTCGCATGGATGCGCTTGCGTCCGCGATTAGCGCGGGTCTCGGAGGCCTGGGTGGCGTGCTCATCGCCCCGGTGTTCTTCGTGACCACGGAGATGGGGGCGCTAGCGGGGCTCAAGGGTTTCGCCGCTGCCGTCTTGGGTGGGTTCGGCACGATTCCTGGAGCGATCGTGGGAGGGCTGGTGCTTGGAGTGAGTGAGAGCTTCGCGGCGACGGTCGCATCCACATACAGGGACGCTGTGGCCTTCATTATCCTGATCGCAGTTCTCTTGTGGCGGCCCAGCGGCATCATGGGGCCGAAGACGCGATAG